From the genome of Pseudomonas sp. AB6, one region includes:
- a CDS encoding AraC family transcriptional regulator, whose amino-acid sequence MSEKDTISMQLVREALLQCCTPGAATDEVLNKVGIALESFAQPNARVSASAYARLWRLLARRLDDEFFGMDPRRLRSGSLAFLCRSSMAQLTVSCGLESGLSFLSLMLDGFQASLVRQQTLAEIVLEERDQSPRRAFTYFAYWMIVHGVACWLAGRRIPILAIELRCAKPDFYEDYAVMFSENLRFDRPRTRMIFAADCLDLPIKRSAEELAQFLARAPGNILVKYRDPESVAQRIKNELRTQPAESWPETEALAQAWHMSASTLRRRLAEEGQSYQAIKDSLRKELAIVWLADPDVSFADIAARLGFADTSSFYKAFRKWSGSNPGHYRSLIVGI is encoded by the coding sequence ATGTCGGAAAAAGACACCATCTCCATGCAACTGGTGCGCGAGGCACTGTTGCAGTGTTGCACGCCAGGCGCGGCCACCGATGAGGTGCTGAACAAGGTTGGCATTGCGCTTGAATCCTTTGCGCAGCCGAATGCGCGGGTATCGGCGAGCGCTTACGCTCGGTTGTGGCGTTTGCTGGCGCGGCGTTTGGATGATGAGTTTTTTGGCATGGACCCACGCCGGTTACGGTCTGGCAGCTTGGCGTTTCTGTGCCGCTCGTCCATGGCTCAGTTGACCGTGTCGTGCGGGCTTGAGTCAGGCTTGAGCTTTTTATCGCTAATGCTGGATGGTTTTCAGGCGAGCCTGGTCCGTCAGCAAACTTTGGCTGAAATTGTGCTCGAAGAGCGCGATCAATCTCCCCGGCGGGCGTTCACCTATTTCGCCTACTGGATGATTGTTCACGGGGTAGCCTGTTGGCTGGCGGGGCGAAGAATTCCGATCCTGGCCATTGAATTGCGCTGCGCGAAGCCGGATTTTTACGAAGACTACGCGGTAATGTTTTCTGAGAACCTGCGCTTCGACCGTCCGCGCACCCGAATGATTTTCGCTGCCGACTGTCTGGACCTGCCGATCAAGCGCAGTGCCGAGGAATTGGCCCAGTTTCTGGCGCGGGCGCCGGGCAATATCTTGGTTAAGTATCGCGACCCGGAAAGCGTCGCCCAGCGGATCAAAAATGAGCTGCGCACCCAGCCCGCCGAATCCTGGCCAGAGACCGAAGCATTAGCCCAGGCTTGGCACATGTCAGCATCTACCCTGCGGCGGCGTTTGGCAGAAGAAGGCCAGAGCTACCAAGCGATCAAAGACAGCCTGCGTAAGGAGTTGGCGATTGTCTGGTTAGCCGATCCAGACGTCAGCTTTGCCGACATTGCTGCACGACTGGGGTTTGCCGACA
- a CDS encoding LEA type 2 family protein: MPLRPVRMLLTSLLIVMLSACALLPNRDPLNINVVGIEPLQGQGLEVRFAVKLRLQNPNETAIEYSGVVLDLDVNGKLLASGVSDQRGTIGRFSEAVLVVPVTVSAFAALRQAFGLSQSEGIENLPYVLHGKLAGGLFGTMRFSDSGTLSLPRADGSW, from the coding sequence ATGCCGCTACGCCCAGTTCGCATGCTGCTGACTTCTTTATTGATCGTTATGCTGAGCGCTTGCGCGCTATTACCCAACCGCGATCCGCTGAACATCAATGTGGTCGGGATTGAACCGTTGCAAGGTCAGGGCTTGGAGGTGCGCTTTGCGGTCAAACTTCGGCTGCAAAACCCTAATGAAACGGCCATCGAGTATTCCGGGGTCGTCCTCGACCTGGACGTAAATGGCAAGTTATTGGCGTCGGGTGTCAGCGATCAACGCGGCACTATCGGACGATTTTCCGAGGCAGTGCTCGTGGTGCCAGTGACGGTCTCAGCGTTCGCCGCGCTGCGCCAGGCTTTCGGCCTTAGCCAAAGCGAAGGCATCGAGAACCTGCCGTATGTACTGCATGGAAAGCTGGCAGGCGGATTGTTTGGCACGATGCGTTTCAGTGACAGCGGCACCCTCAGCCTACCCCGCGCCGACGGCAGCTGGTAA
- a CDS encoding DUF883 family protein, whose protein sequence is MARKTAAQNTAEQIKDQAFSELQALIEESDKLLNDSAALVGDEAATLRKQLSQKLKQALDSVSSVRERTKPAVDATETYIGGHPWQTVAASAGFGLVIGLLLGRRS, encoded by the coding sequence ATGGCCCGCAAAACTGCTGCTCAAAACACCGCCGAGCAAATCAAGGATCAGGCATTTAGTGAGTTGCAGGCGCTGATCGAGGAATCAGACAAATTGCTCAACGACAGCGCCGCACTTGTAGGTGACGAAGCTGCAACTTTGCGCAAGCAATTGAGCCAGAAGCTTAAACAAGCGCTGGATTCGGTATCCAGCGTGCGCGAACGCACCAAACCTGCAGTTGATGCTACAGAAACTTACATTGGTGGGCATCCATGGCAGACCGTCGCTGCATCTGCAGGGTTTGGTTTGGTCATCGGCCTGCTGCTTGGGCGTCGTTCTTAG
- a CDS encoding SPOR domain-containing protein, translated as MRGLLMVVAVLMLAGCGEGAADKPAKVQATTVAQVSAPQWDVLVEDPKAISDLTDRLVEHGFPSFVAVRDGKERVLLGPFNSRAAAEEKRAQLALKMSYQSSIVDHTL; from the coding sequence GTGCGCGGATTGCTCATGGTGGTGGCTGTTTTGATGTTGGCAGGGTGTGGCGAAGGTGCGGCGGACAAACCGGCAAAAGTGCAGGCGACAACCGTGGCTCAGGTCTCAGCGCCCCAGTGGGACGTGTTAGTAGAAGACCCCAAGGCCATCAGTGATTTGACCGACCGGCTCGTCGAGCATGGTTTTCCGTCTTTCGTCGCAGTCCGTGACGGAAAAGAGCGCGTGTTGCTTGGCCCCTTCAATTCCAGGGCCGCTGCCGAAGAGAAACGCGCGCAACTGGCACTTAAGATGAGTTACCAGTCTTCCATCGTTGATCACACGCTATAA
- a CDS encoding toxin VasX: MTNLMTPRGHLANLIAKSRSHDSASAGGACPLTKTTIQLLPLRYGLVEHLTPPSDLPMPHTLQSKAMGIRLLRDGYLYVVDSSSGFLHEYLIEQGSLSKLLWDGAEVASDVRQHAVGNESTLIVPRNNAVYVAYSEIQWTAYKCSQVIQSATERERFMQRVNLASASSERTAKHLLTESQASAWLAEVAENRCEAGGRGPVDKAPTAQLPEGANPEENTAYLWEQAPLFRHTWIEELTSQVGGAHKNDFLFLVVRDDIGIMRDLAAAQLKVADWMGEWADDDIIQRQYVTGSYIQSLYTVNQKRLVDLARDNSGVTELLKDINESEQETLVSYLHNKREYQGPTLYGDELKWREMAKTIPFAESILALRDALGGERWQKHEQTIAEINLQTYESLHGAEPGERGIDDLVQRQAMQTFVLKQQTLLQHWQGQLKRIRADRLKMIVEGHFHRAAWYYDFQQSEQIKHRLETELLCVAAICDDQDAWQQLETYLEKNPLVQVPGLDTLGSAEQDATLKELADLSNISIKIADAPAAVAEMDALANQFNSLMRQRLPNYMALTSQFEGLNSLLGGAYDPALQMTTAHQLELFKQDFERGTRIDLNSFIRNIGPAARLRLLRTYATSGLTLRAATSFEIENFNRDRSIAIGMRRELKQLYKERRLVLIRHHAPNHLNSQIANLKNNLTLVEDRLTQGLTPGGKGPGQIGLVLGNMDAELSDEMQRTVRDYRSTGTFKKPIAGALTAKGNQIAVVVFYFQAVNFVSAADELLSRSSVLFRDFGPLFNTFVGMSAAGFSTSQGLAISALQAHIAEMESASGKLNAMSRLGKWATLTGLGAFGFGFAAAAFDSIKHSHQWGRALAEGDWKKLAATSMQMSGDAVLMGANGWGYKHTYLIAKDILRLPKELRAMAWAEKSPLLVNIAARANLIGIIGMALQMAGQGIYNYFNLDDTKKWLHHSVWGLDNLNRSLEDDWIALATAVQQPLCEMIRQDDDVTEFRFALPGVSTAELDSREVSIEVHQRREREQSQKGWGRPVHIPPYWEGRSEYFASQLRIVSQNHEALVLSLSFSKYELTDPFGLVIALSYKLEDHQPLRHRTIFPILDIHKSYVHSRALYHKGVFKYKPETELPFKLQATDAWPLTAIELRNRDAE, translated from the coding sequence ATGACAAATCTGATGACCCCACGTGGCCACTTGGCCAATTTGATTGCCAAGTCACGCAGCCATGACAGCGCCAGCGCTGGCGGCGCATGCCCGCTGACCAAAACCACGATTCAGTTGTTGCCGCTGCGCTACGGATTGGTGGAACACCTCACGCCACCTTCCGACTTGCCCATGCCCCATACTTTGCAAAGCAAGGCCATGGGCATTCGATTGTTGCGCGATGGCTACTTGTATGTTGTCGACAGCAGCAGCGGGTTCCTCCATGAGTATTTGATTGAGCAGGGTTCCCTTTCCAAGCTGCTTTGGGACGGAGCCGAGGTGGCGAGTGATGTACGTCAACATGCCGTTGGCAATGAAAGTACGCTGATAGTCCCCCGAAACAATGCGGTCTATGTCGCCTACTCGGAAATCCAGTGGACCGCCTATAAATGCTCGCAAGTGATCCAGTCCGCGACTGAGCGTGAACGGTTCATGCAACGCGTGAATCTCGCTTCAGCAAGCAGTGAACGCACCGCCAAACATCTACTGACCGAGAGCCAAGCCAGCGCCTGGTTGGCAGAAGTTGCGGAAAATCGTTGCGAGGCGGGCGGTCGCGGTCCGGTTGATAAGGCACCCACAGCGCAACTGCCCGAAGGCGCCAACCCGGAAGAAAACACTGCTTACCTCTGGGAACAGGCGCCGTTGTTTCGTCATACCTGGATTGAGGAGCTGACCAGTCAGGTCGGTGGCGCGCACAAAAATGACTTCTTGTTTCTGGTCGTTCGCGACGACATTGGCATCATGCGCGACCTGGCAGCCGCGCAACTCAAGGTTGCCGATTGGATGGGTGAATGGGCCGACGATGACATCATTCAGCGTCAATACGTGACCGGCTCTTACATTCAGTCTCTGTACACCGTCAATCAAAAACGCCTTGTGGACCTGGCCCGCGATAATTCGGGCGTCACCGAATTACTTAAAGACATCAACGAATCAGAGCAGGAAACACTGGTTAGCTACCTGCACAACAAGCGTGAGTACCAAGGGCCTACGCTGTATGGCGACGAGCTCAAATGGCGCGAGATGGCGAAAACCATTCCGTTCGCCGAATCCATATTGGCCTTGCGCGATGCTTTGGGGGGCGAACGCTGGCAAAAGCACGAACAAACCATCGCCGAAATTAATCTTCAAACCTATGAATCGCTTCATGGGGCAGAGCCCGGCGAGCGCGGTATTGATGATTTAGTCCAGCGCCAAGCCATGCAGACCTTTGTGCTCAAGCAGCAAACCCTGTTGCAGCACTGGCAAGGTCAACTCAAGCGCATCCGCGCCGACCGCCTGAAGATGATCGTCGAAGGGCATTTTCACCGTGCCGCCTGGTATTACGACTTTCAACAAAGCGAACAGATCAAGCACCGCTTGGAAACTGAACTGCTCTGCGTTGCCGCCATCTGCGACGACCAGGATGCTTGGCAGCAACTGGAAACCTACTTGGAGAAAAACCCACTGGTACAAGTGCCAGGTCTGGACACCCTGGGCAGTGCCGAACAGGACGCGACATTAAAAGAGCTCGCGGACCTCAGTAATATTTCCATCAAAATCGCCGACGCCCCAGCCGCTGTCGCGGAAATGGATGCGTTGGCCAACCAGTTCAACAGCCTCATGCGCCAGCGCTTGCCTAATTACATGGCGTTGACGAGCCAGTTTGAAGGGTTAAACAGTTTGTTGGGTGGGGCATATGACCCGGCGCTGCAGATGACCACGGCTCATCAATTGGAGCTTTTTAAGCAGGACTTTGAACGAGGCACACGCATTGATCTCAACAGTTTTATTCGTAACATCGGTCCAGCTGCACGGCTGCGCTTGCTCCGTACGTATGCCACCAGTGGGCTGACGCTTCGAGCAGCGACGTCGTTTGAAATTGAAAACTTCAACCGCGACCGCAGTATCGCAATCGGAATGCGACGAGAACTGAAGCAGCTATACAAAGAGCGCCGCCTTGTTTTGATTCGCCACCATGCCCCGAATCATTTAAATAGCCAGATCGCTAATCTAAAAAATAATCTTACACTTGTGGAGGATCGTCTTACTCAGGGGCTTACGCCTGGCGGTAAAGGCCCCGGCCAGATTGGATTGGTGTTGGGCAACATGGACGCCGAGCTAAGCGACGAGATGCAGCGCACGGTTCGGGATTATCGAAGTACGGGCACGTTTAAAAAACCGATTGCAGGTGCATTGACGGCTAAAGGTAATCAGATTGCGGTGGTTGTGTTTTATTTTCAGGCGGTTAATTTTGTGAGTGCTGCGGATGAGCTACTTAGCCGTAGTTCAGTTTTGTTCCGTGATTTTGGCCCTTTATTTAATACCTTTGTTGGAATGTCCGCAGCCGGATTTTCTACAAGTCAAGGCTTGGCAATTAGTGCGCTGCAAGCCCATATCGCAGAAATGGAAAGTGCATCAGGCAAGCTTAATGCGATGAGCAGGTTGGGTAAGTGGGCGACGTTAACTGGGCTTGGTGCTTTTGGGTTTGGTTTTGCTGCAGCCGCTTTTGATTCAATAAAACATAGCCACCAATGGGGGCGAGCACTAGCGGAGGGTGATTGGAAGAAACTCGCAGCAACATCGATGCAAATGAGTGGCGATGCGGTATTGATGGGTGCGAATGGATGGGGATATAAGCACACTTATTTGATAGCCAAAGACATCCTGCGCTTACCCAAAGAGTTGCGCGCCATGGCCTGGGCTGAAAAAAGCCCGCTCTTAGTTAACATTGCTGCCCGTGCCAACCTGATCGGTATCATTGGTATGGCGCTGCAAATGGCAGGGCAAGGTATCTACAACTACTTTAATTTGGATGATACAAAAAAATGGCTGCACCACAGCGTTTGGGGTTTGGACAACCTCAACCGCAGTCTGGAAGACGATTGGATCGCGTTGGCGACCGCCGTCCAGCAGCCATTGTGCGAAATGATCCGCCAAGACGATGACGTGACCGAGTTCCGCTTCGCATTGCCCGGCGTCAGCACTGCAGAATTGGACAGTCGTGAGGTGTCTATCGAAGTGCATCAGCGCCGTGAGAGGGAGCAATCACAGAAGGGGTGGGGTCGCCCGGTACATATCCCGCCTTACTGGGAGGGGCGCAGTGAGTATTTTGCGAGCCAGCTTCGCATCGTCAGCCAAAACCATGAAGCGTTGGTATTAAGCCTTTCGTTTTCAAAATACGAATTGACCGACCCGTTCGGTTTGGTTATTGCGCTGTCCTACAAGCTGGAAGACCACCAACCTTTACGCCATCGAACTATTTTCCCTATCCTCGACATACACAAATCCTATGTACACAGTAGGGCCCTTTATCACAAGGGCGTGTTTAAATACAAACCAGAGACGGAACTTCCCTTCAAGTTGCAAGCCACTGACGCTTGGCCGTTAACAGCTATAGAGTTGAGGAACCGTGATGCTGAATAA
- a CDS encoding DUF4123 domain-containing protein → MTTAKRTPLKIPDDLPWKQNVGLLLDAVQVENLLPKLFAWDCTVKVEPLYLQTRFAQLRDFSPCLVRVRSPSDPVLIEFLAHADEHWGYLVCSEAPWAEMVAHLRWLASIKHPSGADMLLRIADPAVARALLGDTQTSTVRLFGPCQQVVVINPASNGWDYFIRHSEAPSADHSALYQLSEHQWSLLESASFSKMVSELYQHMSEFFPEYQSTLTAHERWDHLYRLAKRAAAYGHDSEADIWLYANAHGLLGDQVMGEDPEILQLLAPEQPSPERRMHLISSLAERKCFP, encoded by the coding sequence ATGACAACGGCTAAACGGACCCCGCTGAAAATACCCGATGATCTTCCGTGGAAGCAGAACGTTGGCTTGTTGCTTGACGCCGTACAGGTCGAGAACTTGCTGCCGAAGCTGTTCGCGTGGGATTGCACCGTGAAGGTAGAGCCCCTTTACCTGCAAACCCGTTTCGCCCAGCTCCGAGATTTTTCACCCTGTCTGGTGCGGGTGAGAAGTCCAAGTGATCCGGTGCTTATTGAGTTTCTGGCCCACGCTGATGAGCATTGGGGCTATCTCGTGTGCAGCGAGGCGCCATGGGCGGAAATGGTCGCTCACCTGCGTTGGCTGGCAAGCATAAAGCACCCGTCAGGGGCCGACATGCTATTGCGCATCGCCGATCCGGCAGTGGCTCGCGCGCTGTTAGGCGATACACAAACATCGACTGTCAGGCTGTTCGGTCCTTGCCAACAGGTGGTTGTGATCAATCCGGCTAGCAATGGCTGGGATTATTTCATCCGCCATAGCGAGGCGCCCAGTGCGGACCACTCGGCGCTGTACCAACTGAGCGAGCACCAGTGGTCGCTGCTGGAAAGCGCCAGTTTTAGCAAAATGGTGTCAGAACTCTATCAGCACATGAGCGAGTTTTTTCCGGAATACCAATCAACCCTGACCGCGCACGAACGCTGGGACCATCTGTACCGGTTAGCCAAACGCGCGGCGGCCTATGGGCATGACAGCGAAGCGGACATCTGGCTTTACGCCAACGCTCACGGGTTGCTAGGTGATCAGGTCATGGGTGAAGACCCGGAAATCCTCCAGTTATTGGCGCCGGAGCAACCGTCTCCTGAACGGCGCATGCACCTTATCTCCTCGTTGGCCGAGCGGAAATGCTTCCCATGA
- the tssI gene encoding type VI secretion system tip protein TssI/VgrG, translating into MPQTTYPTFTLSIKGLEDPRLQVLAFEGAEAVSTPYAISVELVSRVGDIELSDVLHKAAFLSFGPDGEGLHGHIHSIHKSNSCARLTHYVAVLKPYLAYLEHSSHRRSFQQMSVPDIILEVLKEHGLFSGLDVQFHGDVSRATPREYCVQYDESDLHFVNRLCEEDGWFYRFEHSADGHRLIFADDEGMFPHKAKVALPFKPLNGMVPETYSIHEFGVRLAARTSHVVHRDYDFQKAGSLLEISRKPWPTQAQAQRGEVLHVEPKLEHYVYPGHFLEDDHGKKLSTHDLQRHRTDFQLADGTSDQPLLRSGTVIQLEKHPQFKWNNPWVLISIRHEGRQPQVLEELGADVPVVAGKIAQGYRNSFTAIPETIQFRPALRHPKPLIHSTQTAKVTGPEGEEIHCDKFGRVKVKFHWDRRTPDDETSSCWVRVASSWAGNNHGAVTLPRVGMEVLISYLEGDADRPIVMGCLPNNRNPVPYELPANKTKSVFRSRSSKASQGFNEVSFEDRDGAELVYLRAQRDMEQLVQNDSRLEVRGQRLETIKGNSTTVIKAEQNLTVTGARKVQLSAADHLQVAGSSHTRVGGALVIEAAQEVHISGENIVIDGGITLTLSINGQHLVLNPAGIFSSVPIVLGGVPLPGTPAAPLSPGSIQPLDTGVALAPEGLIKALKNKSLVCPVCELANTEQTHDNG; encoded by the coding sequence ATGCCTCAGACCACTTACCCGACCTTCACCCTAAGCATCAAAGGTCTCGAAGATCCTCGCTTGCAGGTATTGGCGTTTGAGGGCGCAGAAGCCGTCAGCACGCCCTACGCCATCAGCGTCGAACTGGTCAGCCGGGTGGGGGATATTGAGCTTTCAGACGTGCTGCACAAAGCGGCTTTTCTCAGCTTCGGCCCGGACGGCGAAGGTCTGCATGGGCACATCCACTCGATCCATAAAAGCAATTCCTGCGCGCGGCTGACGCACTACGTCGCGGTGCTGAAACCCTATCTGGCCTACCTGGAACACAGCAGCCATCGCCGTTCGTTTCAACAGATGAGTGTGCCGGACATCATCCTTGAAGTGCTCAAGGAACACGGCCTGTTTAGCGGCCTGGATGTGCAGTTCCACGGTGACGTGAGCCGCGCCACGCCACGTGAATACTGCGTTCAGTACGACGAAAGCGACCTGCACTTCGTGAATCGACTGTGCGAAGAAGACGGCTGGTTTTATCGTTTCGAGCATTCGGCCGACGGCCATCGGTTGATTTTCGCCGATGACGAAGGGATGTTTCCCCATAAAGCAAAGGTGGCGCTGCCGTTCAAACCGCTGAACGGCATGGTGCCCGAAACGTATTCGATCCATGAGTTTGGCGTGCGTTTAGCGGCACGCACCAGCCATGTGGTGCATCGGGATTACGATTTCCAGAAAGCCGGTTCTCTACTGGAAATCTCGAGAAAACCCTGGCCGACGCAAGCCCAAGCGCAAAGGGGTGAAGTCCTGCATGTCGAGCCGAAACTTGAGCATTACGTCTATCCCGGGCATTTTCTGGAGGACGATCACGGTAAAAAACTATCCACCCACGACCTGCAACGGCATCGCACTGATTTTCAACTGGCTGATGGCACCAGCGATCAACCGCTGTTGCGCAGCGGGACGGTGATCCAGCTAGAAAAGCATCCGCAGTTCAAATGGAATAACCCGTGGGTGCTGATTTCGATCCGACACGAAGGACGTCAGCCGCAGGTGTTGGAGGAATTGGGCGCGGATGTTCCGGTCGTCGCCGGAAAAATCGCTCAGGGATATCGGAACTCCTTTACCGCCATCCCGGAAACGATCCAGTTTCGTCCCGCCCTGCGCCATCCCAAACCGCTGATCCACAGCACCCAAACCGCCAAGGTCACGGGTCCTGAAGGCGAAGAAATTCACTGCGATAAATTCGGCCGGGTGAAGGTCAAGTTTCACTGGGATCGCCGCACGCCGGATGACGAAACCAGCAGTTGCTGGGTGCGGGTGGCATCAAGCTGGGCAGGCAACAATCATGGCGCGGTGACCCTGCCTCGGGTCGGTATGGAAGTGTTGATTTCCTACCTGGAAGGCGACGCCGACCGGCCGATTGTCATGGGCTGCTTGCCGAACAACCGAAATCCAGTGCCTTACGAGTTACCGGCGAACAAAACCAAAAGCGTGTTCCGTAGCCGCAGCTCCAAGGCCAGTCAGGGTTTTAACGAAGTCTCTTTTGAAGATCGCGATGGCGCTGAGTTGGTCTACCTGCGTGCCCAACGCGACATGGAGCAACTGGTTCAGAACGACAGTCGCTTGGAAGTGCGTGGCCAGCGCTTGGAAACGATCAAGGGCAACAGCACCACCGTTATCAAAGCCGAGCAGAACCTCACGGTCACCGGCGCACGTAAGGTGCAGTTGTCAGCGGCGGATCATTTGCAAGTGGCCGGCTCCAGCCATACCCGCGTCGGCGGCGCGTTGGTCATCGAAGCGGCGCAAGAAGTACATATTTCTGGCGAGAACATCGTTATCGACGGCGGCATCACCCTGACCCTGTCCATTAATGGTCAGCATCTGGTGCTCAACCCTGCGGGAATCTTCTCCAGCGTGCCGATTGTGTTGGGTGGGGTTCCGCTGCCGGGAACGCCTGCAGCGCCGTTATCTCCTGGGAGCATTCAGCCTCTGGATACAGGCGTGGCGTTGGCCCCCGAGGGCCTGATCAAAGCGCTCAAAAACAAATCCTTGGTTTGCCCAGTGTGCGAACTAGCTAACACGGAGCAAACCCATGACAACGGCTAA